The sequence GAGGCCGCCCGGCCCGGGTGGTGACCAGCCTGGCCGAGGGTGCGGACCAGCTCGTCGCTGCGGCGGCGGTGCAGCGCGGTATCCCGGTCGAGGTGATCATCCCGTCCGCCGGGTACGCCGAGAGCCTGCCCGCAGCCCGGGACCGGCGCCAGTACGCCGAGCTGCTCGCTCGTGCGGACTCCGTGCGCACTCTGGACCATCCGGAACCATCGCCGGCCGCGTACCGCGACGCCGGGATGGCGATGCTGGCCAACGCCGACCTGCTGATCGCCGTCTGGGACAGCGAACCGGCCCGCGGTGTGGGCGGGTCGGCCGAGATCGTCGCTCGTGCCCGCGAGCTCAGCCTTGACCTGCAGGTGATCTGGCCCCCCGGCTATCATCGGCCACGCTGAGACGGGGGAGTGGACGTGACGCGAGTCCTGGCCAAGGTGAGCCTGATGCTGATGGTGTGCTGCGCCGTCGTGCTCGGAAACGCCCTTCCCGCGGCTGCGGACGAGACGCCGGTGTGGGAGCCGGGCCCGGAATGGGGTACGGCCGAGTACACCGAGCTGCCCGAATGGGCCGCCGCGACCGGGTGCGACGCAGGTGAGCAGTGGACCTGGACCTCCGATCAGGGTCAGATTGCCTGGCGGATCATTCCGTGTGCGGAATCCGGGGCGGCAATGGGTGCCGGAATGTGGGATGAGCCGACCGGCAGGGAGCTCGGCGACGCCTCGGTGTTTGACCACTCCGACGATCGGGTGTGGTG is a genomic window of Ruania zhangjianzhongii containing:
- a CDS encoding DUF1273 domain-containing protein, with protein sequence MSARSARVGTRRDPVRIAVTGHRSFDAAATAYITARVGEVLDEAVAGGRPARVVTSLAEGADQLVAAAAVQRGIPVEVIIPSAGYAESLPAARDRRQYAELLARADSVRTLDHPEPSPAAYRDAGMAMLANADLLIAVWDSEPARGVGGSAEIVARARELSLDLQVIWPPGYHRPR